In Methylomagnum ishizawai, one DNA window encodes the following:
- a CDS encoding DUF47 domain-containing protein, whose protein sequence is MSPDPRFRPLESLLRQHLDNSIACGQELKRLFGHLDTPQAHIAEIKRMEEFGDRLTAEAHRALEDPPYSELIHLTQLWVKHLDDIIDGLNNTARVIDIFTPERAEPDAQRILAIILEMAARLAVEVRRYPGNALDEVRDCREALKRWEEEADTIYHEWRKSHRRHSSLSLISELDWTEILGLLEATTDACYHSAVLLERITRHHLRQAAF, encoded by the coding sequence ATGTCCCCCGATCCCCGCTTCCGCCCGCTCGAAAGCCTGCTCCGGCAACATCTCGACAATTCCATCGCCTGCGGCCAGGAACTCAAGCGCTTGTTCGGCCACCTCGACACGCCCCAAGCCCACATCGCCGAAATCAAGCGTATGGAGGAATTCGGCGACCGGCTGACCGCCGAGGCCCACCGCGCCCTGGAAGACCCCCCCTATTCGGAACTCATCCACCTGACCCAGCTTTGGGTCAAGCACCTCGACGATATCATCGACGGACTCAATAACACGGCGCGGGTCATCGATATCTTCACGCCGGAACGGGCCGAGCCGGACGCCCAGCGCATCCTCGCGATCATCCTGGAGATGGCGGCGCGGCTCGCGGTCGAGGTGCGGCGCTATCCCGGCAACGCCTTGGACGAAGTGCGGGACTGCCGGGAAGCGCTCAAGCGCTGGGAGGAGGAAGCCGACACCATCTATCACGAATGGCGCAAATCGCACCGGCGGCATAGTTCGCTGTCGCTGATTTCGGAGCTGGATTGGACCGAAATCCTGGGACTCCTGGAAGCCACCACCGACGCCTGCTATCACTCGGCGGTGCTGTTGGAGCGGATCACCCGCCACCACTTGCGGCAAGCCGCGTTCTGA
- the cmoA gene encoding carboxy-S-adenosyl-L-methionine synthase CmoA, producing the protein MSKDQLFRAPQPIAGDFNFGQETALVFDDMLDRSVPFYAELQRMIGEIAADFAAEGSRLYDLGCSTGTTLLCLDRVVPPGVAFVGVDASPEMLEQARQKLARHGLARSCELVRQNLDQGVALVDASVVVMNLTLQFVRPLHRDRLIAAIAQGTRANGCLILVEKVLGQDSTVNRLFIKYHYDFKKRNGYSELEIAQKREALENVLIPYHFEENRELLLRNGFRTCDVFFRWYNFCGMLAIK; encoded by the coding sequence ATGAGTAAAGACCAACTGTTCCGCGCGCCCCAGCCCATCGCCGGGGATTTCAATTTCGGCCAGGAAACCGCCCTGGTGTTCGACGATATGCTGGACCGCTCCGTGCCCTTCTACGCCGAGCTACAGCGCATGATCGGCGAAATCGCCGCCGACTTCGCCGCCGAGGGCAGCCGTTTGTACGATCTCGGCTGTTCCACCGGCACCACCTTGTTGTGCCTGGACCGGGTGGTGCCGCCGGGCGTGGCCTTCGTCGGGGTGGATGCTTCGCCCGAGATGCTGGAACAGGCCCGCCAAAAATTGGCCCGCCATGGTCTGGCCCGGTCTTGCGAACTGGTCCGGCAGAACCTCGATCAAGGCGTCGCCCTGGTCGATGCCTCCGTGGTCGTCATGAACCTGACCCTGCAATTCGTCCGGCCCCTGCACCGCGACCGCCTGATCGCCGCCATCGCCCAGGGTACCCGCGCCAACGGTTGCTTGATCCTGGTGGAAAAGGTGCTGGGCCAGGATTCGACCGTGAACCGGCTGTTCATCAAGTACCACTACGATTTCAAAAAGCGCAACGGCTATTCCGAATTGGAAATCGCCCAGAAGCGGGAGGCGCTGGAAAACGTGCTGATCCCCTACCATTTCGAGGAAAACCGCGAACTCCTGCTCCGCAACGGCTTCAGGACTTGCGATGTGTTTTTCCGCTGGTATAACTTCTGCGGGATGCTGGCGATCAAATAG
- a CDS encoding DUF1294 domain-containing protein produces MSTAEKSASRKTPLLKGTLVMWNDLKGFGFVRPEPADGDQDDHFIHITAFKKGMGRRPEIGDGVRFRPDDSAEAGDKKRVVFALIEGMDYEHQEPKPFSLVPKPRSWLTNLLILTPLVLSSYALWVVRNPLPFFSYCIFSLITIMIYGADKTHAATRRWRVPENYLLILELMGGWPGALVAQNQLRHKTRKSTYKILLHIIIAAHLLGWAVYLYWKLRL; encoded by the coding sequence ATGTCCACCGCCGAGAAATCCGCCTCGCGCAAAACCCCCTTGCTCAAGGGTACCCTGGTCATGTGGAACGACCTGAAAGGTTTCGGGTTCGTGCGCCCGGAACCCGCGGACGGCGACCAAGACGACCATTTCATCCATATCACCGCCTTCAAGAAGGGCATGGGCCGCCGCCCGGAAATCGGCGACGGGGTACGCTTCCGGCCCGACGATAGCGCCGAGGCCGGGGACAAGAAGCGGGTGGTCTTCGCCCTCATCGAAGGCATGGACTACGAACACCAGGAACCCAAGCCGTTCTCCCTGGTGCCCAAGCCCCGCTCCTGGCTGACCAACCTGTTGATCCTGACGCCCTTGGTGTTGTCGTCCTATGCGCTGTGGGTGGTCCGGAACCCGCTGCCGTTCTTTTCCTACTGTATCTTCAGCTTGATCACCATCATGATCTACGGGGCCGACAAAACCCATGCCGCCACCCGTCGCTGGCGTGTCCCGGAAAACTACCTCCTGATCCTGGAACTCATGGGCGGCTGGCCGGGCGCTTTGGTGGCCCAGAACCAATTGCGCCATAAAACCCGGAAATCGACCTATAAGATTCTGCTGCATATCATCATCGCCGCGCATTTGCTGGGCTGGGCGGTCTATCTATATTGGAAGCTCCGCCTCTAA
- a CDS encoding sulfite exporter TauE/SafE family protein yields the protein MSDIEWALVALAALAAGAVNALAGGGTLITFPLLTAVGLPAIEANITNTVALCPGYLAATLAQAGDLRTQRRRLWWYLPTAILGGIVGGVLLLHTGERTFRALVPYLILFAALLLACQDWVRGWLLRRARHPDSARWLETLGVVPAFLAAVYGGYFGAGVSVIVLAMLGLVLDDTLTRLNALKQGIAFAVNTAAALFLALSGRVDWPVALAMAAGALVGGALGGKLAGRIQPALLRGIVVGVGVVVAGIYWVRG from the coding sequence ATGAGCGACATCGAATGGGCGCTGGTCGCCCTGGCCGCACTGGCGGCGGGCGCGGTGAACGCCCTGGCCGGCGGCGGCACCTTGATCACCTTCCCCTTGTTGACGGCGGTGGGCCTGCCCGCCATCGAGGCCAATATCACCAATACCGTGGCGCTGTGTCCCGGTTATTTGGCCGCCACCCTGGCCCAGGCCGGGGATTTGCGTACGCAACGCCGCCGCTTGTGGTGGTACCTGCCCACCGCCATCTTGGGCGGGATCGTCGGCGGGGTGTTGCTGCTGCATACCGGGGAACGGACCTTCCGCGCCCTGGTGCCTTATCTGATCCTGTTCGCCGCCTTGTTGCTGGCCTGCCAGGACTGGGTGCGCGGCTGGCTGCTGCGCCGCGCCCGCCATCCGGATTCGGCCCGCTGGTTGGAAACCCTGGGGGTGGTGCCCGCGTTCCTGGCGGCGGTCTATGGTGGTTATTTCGGCGCGGGGGTGAGCGTGATCGTGCTGGCGATGCTGGGCTTGGTGCTGGACGATACCCTGACCCGGCTCAACGCCTTGAAGCAAGGCATCGCCTTCGCCGTCAACACGGCGGCGGCGCTGTTCCTGGCGCTGTCGGGGCGGGTGGATTGGCCGGTGGCGCTGGCGATGGCGGCGGGGGCTTTGGTCGGTGGAGCCTTGGGGGGCAAGCTGGCCGGGCGGATCCAACCGGCCCTGCTACGCGGCATCGTGGTGGGGGTGGGGGTGGTCGTGGCCGGGATTTATTGGGTCCGGGGTTGA
- a CDS encoding cupin domain-containing protein, producing the protein MVDRAAVAEDWRRRGFGCDLWVDPPGQRWEDFVHGVDELVMVVEGRVEFEIDGVAHHPEAGEALLIPAGAVHSVRNLGGGQARWLYGYHAG; encoded by the coding sequence ATGGTCGATAGGGCGGCGGTAGCGGAAGATTGGCGTCGGCGCGGTTTCGGTTGCGATCTCTGGGTGGACCCGCCCGGCCAGCGCTGGGAGGATTTCGTCCACGGCGTCGATGAACTGGTGATGGTGGTGGAGGGCCGGGTCGAGTTCGAGATCGACGGGGTGGCCCACCACCCGGAAGCCGGGGAGGCATTATTAATCCCGGCGGGCGCGGTGCATTCGGTGCGGAACCTGGGCGGCGGCCAGGCGCGTTGGTTGTATGGCTATCACGCGGGTTGA
- a CDS encoding L-serine ammonia-lyase has protein sequence MESISAFEIIKIGIGPSSSHTMGPWRAAAQFVKELGDLDAVAQISARLYGSLAKTGAGHGTDIAVLMGLSGEDYTRIDTGAIPAKVEKIKREGRIHLGGVRELPFVYASDLVFEYDTTLPRHANAMRFGAILKDGSMVEQTYYSLGGGFIATEHEPDPASVKKIVTPYPCHTGATLEDNCRNLGLSVSELTYVNEQAWRSRAEIDALALGLWKEIRECIFRGVNSEGYLPGGLRVRRRAAEMNRRLLGDAVYASLNQWLDLIQSQPRDFTRVNKWISCFALAVNEENASFGRIVTAPTNGAAGVIPAVLMYAWCFLDGFDADKVIRFLLIAGEIGTLFKKNATISAAMGGCQAEIGVSSAMAAAGLAEALGACPAQVLIAAEIAMEHHLGLTCDPVGGLVQIPCIERNSMGAMKAITAANIALETDPKDARVSLDAVIKTMWETAQDMNSRYKETAEAGLAMHIPVSVPEC, from the coding sequence ATGGAATCCATCAGCGCGTTCGAAATCATCAAAATCGGCATCGGCCCGTCCAGTTCCCACACCATGGGACCCTGGCGGGCGGCGGCCCAGTTCGTGAAGGAGTTGGGCGACCTGGACGCCGTGGCTCAAATCAGCGCCCGGCTCTACGGCTCCCTGGCCAAGACCGGGGCCGGGCACGGCACCGATATCGCCGTACTGATGGGCCTTTCCGGTGAGGACTACACCCGGATCGACACCGGCGCGATCCCGGCCAAGGTCGAAAAGATCAAGCGCGAGGGCCGTATCCACCTGGGCGGGGTCCGGGAACTCCCCTTCGTCTACGCCAGCGACCTCGTATTCGAATACGACACCACCCTGCCCCGCCACGCCAACGCGATGCGCTTCGGCGCGATCCTCAAGGACGGCTCCATGGTGGAGCAGACCTATTACTCGCTGGGCGGCGGTTTCATCGCCACCGAACACGAGCCCGATCCCGCCAGCGTGAAAAAAATCGTCACCCCCTACCCTTGCCATACCGGCGCGACCCTGGAGGACAATTGCCGCAATCTGGGGCTGTCGGTGTCCGAACTGACCTATGTCAACGAGCAGGCCTGGCGCAGCCGGGCCGAGATCGACGCCCTGGCCCTGGGGCTGTGGAAGGAAATCCGCGAATGTATTTTCCGCGGCGTGAACAGCGAGGGCTATCTGCCGGGCGGCTTGCGGGTGCGCCGCCGCGCCGCCGAGATGAACCGGCGGCTTTTGGGCGATGCGGTCTACGCCAGCCTCAACCAGTGGCTGGACCTCATCCAAAGCCAGCCGCGCGACTTCACCCGCGTCAACAAATGGATTTCCTGCTTCGCCCTGGCGGTGAACGAGGAAAACGCCTCGTTCGGACGCATCGTCACCGCCCCGACCAATGGCGCGGCGGGGGTGATCCCGGCGGTCTTGATGTATGCCTGGTGCTTCCTGGACGGTTTCGACGCGGATAAAGTCATCCGCTTCCTGCTCATCGCCGGGGAAATCGGCACCTTGTTCAAGAAGAACGCCACCATCTCCGCCGCCATGGGCGGTTGCCAGGCCGAAATCGGCGTGTCCTCGGCCATGGCGGCGGCGGGGCTGGCCGAAGCCCTGGGCGCTTGCCCGGCACAGGTTTTGATCGCCGCCGAAATCGCCATGGAACACCACCTGGGCCTGACCTGCGACCCGGTGGGCGGGCTGGTGCAGATTCCCTGCATCGAGCGCAACAGCATGGGCGCGATGAAAGCCATCACCGCCGCCAATATCGCGCTGGAAACCGACCCCAAGGATGCCCGTGTCAGCCTCGACGCCGTCATCAAGACCATGTGGGAAACCGCCCAGGATATGAACAGCCGCTACAAGGAAACCGCCGAGGCCGGCCTCGCCATGCACATCCCGGTCAGCGTGCCCGAGTGCTGA
- a CDS encoding putative bifunctional diguanylate cyclase/phosphodiesterase, producing MPQATRLLIVDDDPLTRTLIGGTLKTMGFDIAEAGDGLECLALFGSEPVDAVLLDVMMPGMDGFTACAELRKLPQGRHTPILIMTGLDDLESITHAFEAGATDFITKPINFPLLGHRVRYALKASDTTRRFADSERRLHRLAYFDSLTELPNREFFKEHLHYMVSLAAAKGSPLAVLFLDLDGFKRINDTLGHPLGDKVLRAAAERLRQSLRAGTAVGWSDRFREGDALARLGGDEFTVLLSRIERAEDASLAAERIRTALGQALKIGGQELYTTTSIGIAVFPEDGGNADELLRNADLAMYYAKRDGGNTHRRFSGQMAAAVLKRMTLENLLRKAIERGELRLHYQPQFNIGNGTVAGAETLLRWTNPELGMVSPAEFIPLAEDTGLIAPIGEWVLRNACAQARAWRDQGLTLPRVAVNVSAVQFLHKGFPDLVTRILEETGLEPRTLELELTESALMRDADSAALALRTLKDIGVQLAIDDFGTGYSSLSRLKQFPIDRLKIDRSFVRDIETDADDAAIAVAIIAMASSMRLEVVAEGVETPGQLEFLRNRGCHEVQGFLLSRPLPAEQIAALLARPGARRTGGA from the coding sequence ATGCCACAAGCCACCCGCCTCCTGATCGTCGATGACGATCCGCTTACCCGGACCCTCATCGGCGGCACGCTCAAAACCATGGGATTCGATATCGCCGAGGCCGGCGATGGCCTGGAATGCCTCGCCTTGTTCGGGTCCGAGCCGGTGGACGCGGTGCTGCTGGATGTGATGATGCCCGGCATGGACGGCTTCACCGCCTGCGCCGAACTGCGGAAACTCCCCCAAGGCCGACATACCCCGATACTCATCATGACCGGGCTGGACGACCTGGAATCCATCACCCACGCCTTCGAGGCCGGGGCCACCGATTTCATCACCAAACCCATCAACTTCCCCCTGCTCGGCCACCGCGTGCGCTATGCGCTGAAGGCCAGCGACACCACCCGCCGCTTCGCCGACAGCGAACGCCGCCTGCACCGCCTCGCCTATTTCGACAGCCTCACCGAGTTGCCCAACCGCGAGTTCTTCAAAGAACACCTGCACTACATGGTGTCGCTGGCAGCGGCGAAAGGCAGCCCGCTGGCGGTGTTGTTCCTGGACCTCGACGGCTTCAAACGCATCAACGACACCCTGGGCCATCCCCTGGGCGACAAGGTGCTCAGGGCCGCCGCCGAACGCCTGCGCCAGAGCCTCAGGGCCGGCACGGCGGTGGGCTGGTCGGATCGCTTCCGGGAAGGCGACGCCCTGGCCCGGCTGGGCGGCGACGAATTCACCGTGCTGCTATCCCGGATCGAGCGGGCGGAGGACGCCTCCCTGGCCGCGGAGCGCATCCGCACCGCGTTGGGCCAAGCGCTCAAGATCGGCGGGCAGGAACTTTACACCACCACCAGCATCGGCATCGCGGTGTTCCCGGAAGACGGCGGCAACGCCGACGAACTGCTGCGTAATGCCGACCTCGCCATGTACTACGCCAAGCGCGACGGCGGCAACACCCACCGCCGCTTCTCCGGGCAGATGGCGGCGGCGGTGCTGAAGCGCATGACCCTGGAAAACCTGCTCCGCAAGGCCATCGAACGCGGCGAACTACGCCTGCACTACCAGCCGCAGTTCAACATCGGCAACGGGACGGTGGCGGGCGCGGAAACCTTGCTACGCTGGACCAACCCGGAACTGGGCATGGTGTCTCCCGCCGAGTTCATCCCACTGGCGGAAGACACCGGCTTGATCGCGCCCATCGGCGAATGGGTGCTGCGCAACGCCTGCGCCCAGGCCCGGGCTTGGCGCGACCAGGGCTTGACCCTGCCCAGGGTGGCGGTGAACGTCTCGGCCGTGCAATTCCTGCACAAGGGCTTCCCCGACCTGGTGACCCGCATCCTGGAGGAAACCGGCCTGGAACCCCGGACCTTGGAACTGGAACTCACCGAAAGCGCCCTGATGCGGGACGCCGATAGCGCGGCCCTGGCCTTGCGTACCCTCAAGGACATCGGCGTGCAACTCGCCATCGACGATTTCGGAACCGGCTATTCCAGCCTGAGCCGCCTCAAGCAATTCCCCATCGACCGGCTCAAGATCGACCGCAGCTTCGTCCGCGATATCGAAACCGACGCCGACGATGCCGCCATCGCGGTCGCCATCATCGCCATGGCTTCGAGCATGAGGCTGGAAGTGGTGGCCGAGGGCGTGGAAACCCCCGGCCAATTGGAATTCCTGAGGAACCGGGGTTGCCACGAGGTACAGGGTTTCCTGTTGAGCCGCCCCCTGCCCGCCGAACAGATCGCCGCGCTCCTGGCGCGGCCCGGCGCGCGGCGGACGGGCGGCGCTTAA
- a CDS encoding HDOD domain-containing protein, whose amino-acid sequence MGFLRRLFGVKHREPDSEISELVEASPERRVILPSARLPLPITLDILKQLFPIRNLDDDELGAYALERKAEVCGPGSILFRAGYPIKYVHYLLEGTVVMDVGPGTRYEIGADTAKARFPLCYGKHYTATAEAKTDVQILRVSAKIMSLGSTLTQEVPHSLDADNLDIPEAVRESSLFQAFSQHYRDDELRVPSLPEVAARVGQAVREDIGLAEIARIVQLDPVIAARLVHIANSPLYLPSRPAVTCLDAVSRLGLLATRNLVMAFSLKQVFRCKDEDLARIAQNHWRRSIHLSALCYVLAADNPGMSQEEALLAGLLADIGAVPCLYFTENLPRTLWTPAEVEAILPLVRGPVGAYLLKRWDFPPELGIIPQVAEDWYYDGGERLTLNDIVILSKLHAYIGTPQMAALPAINAIPACAKLKNHQLSPAYSLRVLHEAKDAIAQAMKFFEG is encoded by the coding sequence ATGGGATTCCTCCGCCGCCTGTTCGGGGTGAAACATCGAGAACCCGATTCCGAAATCTCCGAACTGGTGGAAGCCAGCCCGGAGCGCCGGGTGATCCTGCCTTCCGCGCGGCTCCCCCTGCCCATCACCCTGGACATCCTCAAGCAGCTGTTCCCCATCCGCAACCTGGACGACGACGAGTTGGGCGCCTACGCCCTGGAGCGCAAGGCCGAGGTTTGCGGCCCCGGTTCCATCCTGTTCCGGGCGGGCTATCCCATCAAATATGTGCATTACCTGCTGGAGGGCACCGTCGTCATGGACGTGGGGCCGGGCACCCGTTACGAAATCGGCGCGGACACCGCCAAGGCCCGCTTCCCGCTGTGCTATGGCAAGCATTACACCGCCACCGCCGAAGCCAAGACCGATGTGCAAATCCTGCGGGTCTCGGCCAAGATCATGAGCCTGGGTTCGACCTTGACCCAGGAGGTTCCCCATAGCCTGGACGCCGACAATCTGGACATCCCCGAAGCGGTGCGGGAAAGCTCCTTGTTCCAGGCGTTCAGCCAGCATTACCGCGACGACGAATTGCGCGTGCCCTCCCTGCCCGAGGTCGCCGCCAGGGTCGGCCAGGCGGTGCGGGAAGATATCGGCCTGGCCGAGATCGCCCGTATCGTGCAACTCGATCCGGTGATCGCGGCGCGGCTGGTGCATATCGCCAATAGCCCCTTGTACCTGCCGTCCCGGCCCGCGGTGACCTGCTTGGACGCGGTCAGCCGCTTGGGGTTGCTCGCGACCCGCAACCTCGTCATGGCGTTCTCGCTCAAGCAGGTGTTCCGCTGCAAGGACGAGGACCTCGCCCGGATCGCGCAAAACCATTGGCGGCGCAGCATCCATCTGTCGGCCCTGTGCTATGTGTTGGCGGCGGATAATCCGGGGATGAGCCAGGAAGAAGCCTTGCTGGCCGGTTTGCTGGCCGATATCGGGGCGGTGCCCTGTCTTTATTTCACCGAGAACCTGCCCAGGACGCTGTGGACCCCGGCGGAGGTCGAAGCCATCCTGCCCCTGGTGCGCGGGCCGGTGGGGGCTTATCTCCTCAAACGCTGGGATTTCCCCCCGGAACTCGGCATCATTCCGCAGGTGGCGGAGGATTGGTATTACGACGGCGGCGAGCGGCTGACCCTGAACGATATCGTCATCCTGTCCAAGCTGCATGCCTATATCGGCACGCCCCAGATGGCCGCGCTGCCCGCCATCAACGCCATCCCGGCCTGCGCCAAACTCAAGAACCACCAACTTTCGCCCGCGTATTCGCTGCGCGTGCTGCACGAGGCCAAGGACGCCATCGCCCAGGCCATGAAATTTTTCGAGGGCTGA
- the prlC gene encoding oligopeptidase A yields the protein MSNPLLESHDLPPFSRIQPEQVVPAITQLLAANRAAIAALLEPGKTYTWDNLVEPLEDLDDQLNRAWSPVGHMNSVVNSDALREAYNACLPLLSEYATEVGQNEALYRAYRAIADGPEFARLDPAQRKIIDNALRDFRLSGVDLPPEQKDRYKDIAQELSKLTSQFQDHLMDATQAWTKHIEDESLLAGLPDSAKAMARQAAAAKDLPGWWFTLEFPSYIAILTYADHRELRQEFYTAYATRASELGPNAGQFDNTELMERILALRHEEAGLLGFANFAELSLATKMAPSTDEVVAFLTDLAERSLPHARRDLAELKAFAAGHLGLAEAQSWDLTYASEKLRQHKFDLSEEEVRAYFPASKAVSGMFAVVEKLYGLRIQAVEGVEVWHPDVSFYEIHDRDGHKRGAFYLDLYARPKKRGGAWMDECLTRRRKGDAIQTPVAFLTCNFTPPTGDTPALLRHDEVLTLFHEFGHGLQHMLTQVDHLGVSGIHGVEWDAVELPSQFMENFCWEPEALALISGHYQTGEPLPQALLDKMTAARNFQSGMQMVRQLEFSLFDFRMHREYDPAQGGRVYAILDEVRKQVAVVVPPAFNRFPHSFSHIFAGGYAAGYYSYKWAEVLSSDAYSLFEEKGVFDADTGRAFMENILETGGSRKAMDVFVAFRGREPNIDALLRHNGIAEAA from the coding sequence ATGAGCAATCCCTTACTCGAATCCCACGACCTTCCGCCGTTTTCCCGCATCCAGCCCGAGCAGGTGGTGCCCGCCATCACCCAACTCCTGGCCGCTAACCGCGCCGCCATCGCCGCCCTGTTGGAGCCGGGCAAGACCTACACCTGGGACAATCTGGTCGAGCCTTTGGAAGACCTGGACGATCAGCTGAACCGGGCCTGGTCGCCGGTCGGCCATATGAATTCGGTGGTCAATAGCGACGCGCTGCGCGAGGCTTATAACGCCTGCCTGCCCTTGCTCAGCGAATACGCCACCGAGGTCGGCCAGAACGAAGCCCTGTACCGGGCCTACCGCGCCATCGCCGACGGTCCCGAGTTCGCCCGTTTGGACCCGGCCCAACGCAAGATCATCGACAACGCCCTCCGCGATTTCCGTCTGTCCGGCGTCGATCTGCCGCCCGAGCAAAAGGACCGCTACAAGGACATCGCCCAGGAATTATCCAAGCTGACCAGCCAGTTCCAAGACCACCTGATGGACGCCACCCAGGCTTGGACCAAGCATATCGAGGACGAGAGCCTCTTGGCCGGGCTACCCGATTCGGCCAAGGCCATGGCCCGCCAGGCCGCCGCCGCCAAGGATTTGCCGGGCTGGTGGTTCACCCTGGAATTCCCGTCTTATATCGCCATCCTGACTTATGCCGACCATCGCGAACTCAGGCAGGAGTTCTACACCGCCTATGCCACGCGGGCGTCCGAACTCGGGCCGAACGCGGGCCAGTTCGACAACACCGAGCTGATGGAACGCATCCTGGCCTTGCGCCACGAGGAAGCCGGGTTGCTGGGTTTCGCCAATTTCGCCGAATTGTCGCTGGCGACCAAGATGGCCCCTTCGACCGATGAGGTGGTGGCGTTCCTGACCGATCTGGCCGAACGCTCGCTGCCCCATGCCCGCCGCGATTTGGCCGAACTCAAAGCTTTCGCCGCCGGGCATCTGGGACTGGCCGAGGCCCAATCCTGGGACTTGACCTACGCCAGCGAAAAGCTGCGCCAGCACAAGTTCGATCTGTCCGAAGAAGAAGTGCGGGCTTATTTCCCCGCGTCCAAGGCGGTGAGCGGGATGTTCGCCGTGGTGGAAAAGCTGTACGGACTGCGCATACAGGCCGTCGAGGGCGTGGAGGTCTGGCATCCCGACGTGAGCTTCTACGAAATCCACGACCGCGACGGCCACAAGCGCGGCGCGTTCTACCTGGATTTATACGCCCGCCCCAAGAAACGCGGCGGTGCCTGGATGGATGAATGCCTGACCCGCCGCCGCAAAGGCGACGCGATACAGACCCCGGTGGCCTTCCTGACCTGCAATTTCACTCCGCCGACCGGCGACACTCCGGCCCTGTTGCGCCACGACGAGGTGCTAACCCTGTTCCACGAATTCGGCCATGGTTTGCAGCATATGCTGACCCAGGTGGACCATCTGGGCGTGTCGGGTATCCATGGCGTGGAGTGGGACGCGGTGGAACTGCCGAGCCAGTTCATGGAGAACTTCTGTTGGGAACCGGAAGCCCTGGCCCTGATTTCCGGCCATTACCAGACCGGCGAACCCTTGCCGCAAGCCTTGCTCGACAAGATGACCGCCGCCCGCAATTTCCAATCCGGGATGCAAATGGTGCGGCAGTTGGAATTCTCCTTGTTCGATTTCCGTATGCACCGCGAATACGATCCGGCCCAGGGCGGGCGGGTTTACGCCATCCTCGACGAGGTGCGTAAGCAAGTGGCGGTGGTGGTGCCGCCCGCATTCAACCGCTTCCCGCATAGCTTCTCGCACATCTTCGCGGGCGGTTATGCGGCGGGCTATTACAGCTACAAATGGGCGGAAGTCCTGTCGAGCGACGCCTATTCCCTGTTCGAGGAGAAGGGCGTGTTCGATGCCGACACGGGCCGTGCCTTCATGGAAAACATCTTGGAAACCGGCGGTAGCCGCAAAGCGATGGATGTATTTGTGGCCTTCCGGGGGCGCGAGCCGAATATCGATGCCTTGTTGCGGCATAACGGGATCGCCGAGGCCGCTTAA
- the mazG gene encoding nucleoside triphosphate pyrophosphohydrolase — MQNTLRLLDIMARLRDPETGCPWDVQQDFASLVPYTLEEAYEVADAAERGDAEDLREELGDLLLQVVFHARIAEERGLFGFDDVAGAIADKLVRRHPHVFGGVVFDSDEARQRSWEESKQAERQEKGKTEPVPSVLDGLTDKLPALMVAQKLQKRAARHGFDWPEIGPVFDKVREELLELEAAQVDGDAEHIREEIGDLLFVVVNLARHFDIDAESALRDGNRKFSQRFRYIEERVAALGKTLDQSSLAEMDALWDEAKRRGTRS; from the coding sequence ATGCAAAACACCCTCCGCCTACTCGACATCATGGCCCGTTTACGCGACCCGGAAACCGGTTGCCCTTGGGATGTACAACAAGATTTCGCCAGCCTCGTCCCCTACACCCTGGAAGAAGCCTACGAAGTGGCCGATGCCGCCGAGCGCGGCGATGCCGAGGATTTACGTGAGGAACTGGGCGATTTGCTGCTGCAAGTGGTTTTCCATGCCCGCATCGCCGAGGAACGCGGCCTGTTCGGCTTCGACGACGTGGCCGGGGCCATCGCCGATAAGCTGGTGCGCCGCCATCCCCATGTGTTCGGCGGCGTGGTGTTCGACAGCGACGAGGCACGGCAGCGGTCTTGGGAGGAGTCCAAGCAAGCCGAGCGCCAGGAAAAAGGCAAGACCGAACCCGTCCCCAGCGTGCTGGACGGTTTGACCGACAAACTCCCGGCCCTGATGGTGGCGCAGAAACTGCAAAAACGCGCCGCCCGCCATGGTTTCGATTGGCCGGAGATCGGGCCGGTGTTCGACAAGGTGCGCGAGGAATTGCTGGAACTGGAAGCAGCCCAGGTTGACGGCGATGCCGAACATATCCGCGAGGAAATCGGCGATTTGTTGTTCGTGGTGGTGAATCTGGCCCGGCATTTCGATATCGACGCCGAATCGGCCCTGCGCGACGGCAATCGTAAATTCAGCCAGAGGTTCCGCTATATCGAGGAGCGCGTCGCCGCCTTGGGCAAGACCCTGGACCAAAGCAGTCTTGCCGAAATGGACGCGCTGTGGGATGAGGCCAAGCGCCGGGGCACCCGGTCCTGA